Proteins found in one Butyricicoccus intestinisimiae genomic segment:
- a CDS encoding recombinase family protein: MIPLRMAAYCRVSTQKQTQLDSLVHQRLFFASYARSNQLHLTHIYADAGISGRQMRNRTEFLHMLDDAQAGAFDVLCVKDISRFARNTVDCLQAVRQLKQCGVQLRFLSEGQACMGDSEFILTVYASLAQEESAHLSKRIKFGKDINARRGRVPPVIFGYTRTGLFSLRIQPREAETVREMFRLYLAGMGAAGIAAHLNHAGRFTKRGNRWDARGVRRCLDNSIYCGVFVNHKSTVVDYLEGKTQALPQQDWYVHARPEWAIVSRELFEAVQGERRRRRAIAAQGKACGTNRNT, from the coding sequence ATGATTCCATTGCGCATGGCGGCATACTGCCGCGTATCCACCCAAAAACAGACACAGCTCGACAGTCTTGTCCATCAGCGCTTGTTTTTTGCATCGTATGCGCGCAGCAATCAGCTGCACTTGACGCATATTTACGCGGATGCGGGCATTTCCGGCAGACAAATGCGCAACAGGACGGAATTTTTACACATGCTGGACGATGCACAGGCGGGTGCGTTTGATGTGCTGTGCGTCAAGGATATTTCGCGCTTTGCGCGCAACACGGTCGACTGCCTGCAGGCGGTGCGCCAGCTCAAGCAATGCGGCGTACAGCTTCGATTTTTGTCGGAAGGACAGGCGTGCATGGGGGATTCGGAATTTATTCTGACCGTATACGCGTCACTGGCGCAGGAGGAGAGCGCGCATTTGTCCAAGCGCATCAAATTTGGCAAGGACATCAATGCCAGACGCGGACGGGTGCCGCCGGTGATTTTCGGGTATACGCGCACCGGATTGTTTTCCCTGCGCATCCAGCCGAGAGAGGCGGAGACGGTGCGGGAGATGTTTCGGCTGTATCTCGCGGGCATGGGTGCAGCGGGCATCGCGGCACACTTAAATCATGCGGGACGTTTCACAAAGCGCGGAAACAGATGGGATGCACGCGGCGTGCGGCGCTGTCTGGACAATTCGATTTACTGCGGCGTGTTCGTCAATCATAAAAGCACCGTGGTTGATTACTTGGAGGGAAAGACGCAGGCGCTGCCGCAGCAGGATTGGTATGTGCATGCGCGGCCGGAATGGGCGATTGTCTCGCGGGAGCTGTTTGAAGCCGTGCAGGGCGAGCGCCGCCGTCGGCGGGCGATTGCTGCACAGGGAAAAGCCTGCGGCACAAACAGAAACACTTGA